Proteins from a single region of Bombus huntii isolate Logan2020A chromosome 2, iyBomHunt1.1, whole genome shotgun sequence:
- the LOC126878137 gene encoding uncharacterized protein LOC126878137 produces MKSHEVWERSFAFIEKELLPEMVQDRCFCEPNSREFVEFDSATIRLDELSRSSEIYRVTIVVRFSGEPRSFPLLLKLLPEEEAEHKSPTAFDAYQNEEMFYSKMTLKYGTDLVPKCYLSDLGRYGRPVIVLEDLEEAGYTQVDGELDEEHLKLCVQVLAKFHARGLRLKATEPQVFREFEAKLLEISLTEETMLHYEKRSTRMLDILETMPNSGFVERIKHRLNKRPMEIVKAIATGVNDVSTICHGHFSHDNLLFKYQNGKPIDAKMIDWQTMRYCSPAVDLGPILLYNVTHENGPSEVQKILTLYIDTVRSEYPEVDSERLREDVVDKFLFACVVLSILDHITDDELTRVLLLLEQLDNFDEKQK; encoded by the exons ATGAAGTCCCACGAGGTTTGGGAGCGAAGCTTCGCCTTCATCGAAAAGGAATTGCTGCCGGAAATGGTGCAAGATCGTTGCTTCTGCGAGCCGAATTCCAGGGAATTCGTTGAGTTCGACTCGGCAACGATTCGTCTCGACGAGCTGAGTCGAAGCAGCGAGATTTATCGCGTGACGATCGTGGTCAGGTTCTCCGGCGAGCCACGCAGCTTCCCGCTGTTACTGAAACTGCTTCCCGAGGAAGAGGCAGAGCACAAGAGTCCGACAGCGTTCGATGCTTACCAAAACGAAGAAATGTTCTACTCGAAGATGACGCTCAAGTATGGAACCGATTTGGTTCCAAAGTGTTACCTGTCGGATTTAGGTCGTTACGGAAGACCGGTGATCGTTCTCGAGGATTTGGAGGAAGCTGGTTACACGCAGGTGGACGGTGAATTGGACGAGGAACACTTGAAATTGTGCGTGCAAGTTCTGGCCAAGTTTCACGCCAGAGGGTTGAGATTGAAAGCGACAGAACCGCAGGTCTTCAGGGAATTCGAGGCGAAATTGCTTGAAATTTCTCTCACGGAAGAGACTATGTTGCATTACGAGAAGAGATCGACTAG AATGCTGGATATTCTCGAGACGATGCCGAACTCTGGGTTCGTAGAGAGGATAAAACATAGATTAAACAAGAGACCAATGGAAATAGTGAAAGCCATCGCGACGGGGGTGAACGACGTCTCTACAATATGCCACGGCCATTTTTCACACGATAATCTACTGTTCAAATACCAGAACGGGAAACCGATCGACGCGAAGATGATCGACTGGCAAACAATGAGATATTGTTCGCCGGCTGTCGATCTCGGGCCCATTCTACTGTATAACGTGACACATGAAAATGGGCCGTCGGAGGTGCAGAAAATTTTGACGCTGTACATCGACACCGTCAGATCTGAATATCCAGAGGTAGACAGTGAACGTTTGAGAGAAGATGTGGTCGACAAGTTCCTCTTTGCTTGCGTCGTACTGTCAATTTTAGACCACATTACCGACGACGAACTTACTCGAGTTTTGTTATTGCTAGAACAGTTGGACAATTTCGATGAAAAGCAGAAATAG